The Cinclus cinclus chromosome 18, bCinCin1.1, whole genome shotgun sequence genome has a segment encoding these proteins:
- the TGM2 gene encoding protein-glutamine gamma-glutamyltransferase 2 isoform X1, with amino-acid sequence MAEDLVLETWDLHCDRNGREHRTADMGCKELVVRRGQPFTITLRFSGRGYQEGVDKLSFNVETEDTVFLRDENERREYVLSQHGLIYQGTCDYIFSIPWNFGQFEDDILAICLNMLDINPKHLRDQNRDCSRRNDPVYIGRVVSAMVNCNDEDRGVLFGRWDNRYEDGMSPMAWIGSVDILKRWKKFGCQPVKYGQCWVFAAVACTVMRCLGIPSRVVTNYNSAHDTNANLTIDRYVNEKGEQARQSWDKIWNFHCWVESWMARPDLAAGYDGWQVLDPTPQEKSEGVYCCGPAPVKAIKEGDMLPKYDIPFIFAEVNADVVYWVVQSDGMQKQSIRSSDVGKYISTKSVGRDSREDITHNYKYPEGSEEERAVFEKAEHQKKSIGEEDEGLHLRIKVSEGANKGSDFDVFAVVNNNTDEERVCRVTLCARATSHNGTLGLQCGLTDPVDIDIEPRAEKRVPMSILYEEYRDKLTQDNLIKVVALLNDHQTGDIIVAVRDIYVENPPIKIRILGEPMQNRKLVAEISLVNPLAVPLNGCVFVVEGTGLTDGQLVKELEEPVEPQAEAKFRMDLMPRLSGLQKLMVDFESDQLTGVKGYRNVIIAPQPM; translated from the exons ATCTGGTGCTGGAGACGTGGGACCTGCACTGCGACCGCAATGGGCGGGAGCACCGGACGGCGGACATGGGCTGCAAGGAGCTGGTGGTGCGGCGGGGACAGCCCTTCACCATCACCCTGCGCTTCTCCGGCCGCGGCTACCAGGAGGGCGTGGACAAGCTCTCCTTCAACGTCGAGACGG AGGACACAGTTTTCCTGCGTGACGAGAATGAGCGACGTGAGTACGTCCTGTCCCAGCACGGGCTTATCTACCAAGGCACCTGCGATTACATCTTCTCCATTCCCTGGAACTTCGGCCAG TTCGAGGATGACATCTTAGCCATCTGCCTCAACATGCTGGACATAAACCCCAAACACCTGCGGGATCAGAACCGGGATTGCTCCCGCCGCAATGACCCTGTGTACATTGGCAGGGTGGTGAGTGCCATG GTAAACTGTAATGATGAGGATCGAGGGGTGCTGTTTGGGCGGTGGGACAACCGCTACGAGGATGGGATGAGCCCCATGGCCTGGATTGGGAGTGTGGATATTCTCAAGAGGTGGAAGAAGTTTGGGTGCCAGCCAGTCAAATATGGCCAGTGCTGGGTCTTTGCTGCTGTGGCATGCACTG tcaTGCGGTGCCTGGGAATCCCCAGCCGGGTGGTGACCAACTACAACTCAGCCCATGACACAAATGCCAACCTGACCATTGACCGCTACGTCAACGAGAAGGGGGAGCAGGCGAGGCAGTCCTGGGACAAGATCTg GAACTTCCACTGCTGGGTGGAGTCGTGGATGGCCCGTCCAGACCTGGCAGCTGGCTATGATGGGTGGCAGGTGCTGGACCCGACCCCTCAGGAGAAGAGTGAAG GAGTTTACTGCTGCGGGCCAGCCCCCGTCAAAGCCATCAAAGAGGGTGACATGCTGCCCAAGTACGACATCCCCTTCATCTTCGCCGAGGTGAACGCCGACGTGGTGTACTGGGTGGTGCAGAGCGACGGGATGCAGAAGCAGAGCATCCGATCCTCAGATGTGGGGAAGTACATCAGCACCAAGAGCGTAGGCAGGGACAGCCGGGAGGACATCACCCACAACTACAAATACCCGGAGG GGTCTGAGGAGGAGAGGGCAGTGTTTGAGAAGGCAGAGCATCAGAAGAAGTCCATCGGGGAGGAGGACGAGGGGTTGCACCTCAGGATCAAGGTGTCAGAGGGTGCAAACAAGGGCAGCGACTTCGATGTCTTTGCCGTTGTCAACAACAACACAGACGAGGAGCGTGTCTGCAGGGTGACACTGTGTGCCCGTGCCACCAGCCACAATGGCACCCTCGGGCTCCAGTGTGGCCTCACGGACCCGGTTGACATTGACATTGAGCCCAGGGCAG AGAAGAGGGTCCCCATGAGCATCCTGTATGAAGAGTACAGGGACAAACTGACCCAGGACAACCTCATCAAGGTGGTGGCTCTCCTGAACGATCACCAGACTGGTGACATCATCGTCGCTGTCAGGGACATTTATGTTGAGAATCCACCAATCAAGATCAGG ATTTTAGGAGAACCAATGCAGAATCGGAAGCTGGTGGCAGAGATCAGCCTGGTGAaccccctggcagtgcccctgAATGGCTGCGTGTTCGTGGTGGAGGGCACTGGTCTCACCGATGGGCAGTTGGTCAAGGAACT TGAGGAGCCGGTGGAGCCACAGGCAGAGGCCAAGTTCCGGATGGATCTGATGCCACGGCTGTCAGGGCTGCAGAAGCTGATGGTGGACTTTGAGAGTGACCAGCTGACCGGGGTCAAGGGCTACCGCAACGTCATCATCGCACCCCAGCCCATGTGA
- the TGM2 gene encoding protein-glutamine gamma-glutamyltransferase 2 isoform X2, which translates to MAEDLVLETWDLHCDRNGREHRTADMGCKELVVRRGQPFTITLRFSGRGYQEGVDKLSFNVETGPCPSETSGTRFHFVMTDCPEESCWSAVIQQQDGESLSVSLCSPPDARIGRYSMTLETCTDYQGSSYQIGDFVLLFNPWHPEDTVFLRDENERREYVLSQHGLIYQGTCDYIFSIPWNFGQFEDDILAICLNMLDINPKHLRDQNRDCSRRNDPVYIGRVVSAMVNCNDEDRGVLFGRWDNRYEDGMSPMAWIGSVDILKRWKKFGCQPVKYGQCWVFAAVACTVMRCLGIPSRVVTNYNSAHDTNANLTIDRYVNEKGEQARQSWDKIWNFHCWVESWMARPDLAAGYDGWQVLDPTPQEKSEGVYCCGPAPVKAIKEGDMLPKYDIPFIFAEVNADVVYWVVQSDGMQKQSIRSSDVGKYISTKSVGRDSREDITHNYKYPEGSEEERAVFEKAEHQKKSIGEEDEGLHLRIKVSEGANKGSDFDVFAVVNNNTDEERVCRVTLCARATSHNGTLGLQCGLTDPVDIDIEPRAEKRVPMSILYEEYRDKLTQDNLIKVVALLNDHQTGDIIVAVRDIYVENPPIKIRILGEPMQNRKLVAEISLVNPLAVPLNGCVFVVEGTGLTDGQLVKELEEPVEPQAEAKFRMDLMPRLSGLQKLMVDFESDQLTGVKGYRNVIIAPQPM; encoded by the exons ATCTGGTGCTGGAGACGTGGGACCTGCACTGCGACCGCAATGGGCGGGAGCACCGGACGGCGGACATGGGCTGCAAGGAGCTGGTGGTGCGGCGGGGACAGCCCTTCACCATCACCCTGCGCTTCTCCGGCCGCGGCTACCAGGAGGGCGTGGACAAGCTCTCCTTCAACGTCGAGACGG GGCCCTGCCCCAGTGAGACATCAGGAACCAGGTTCCACTTTGTCATGACCGACTGCCCAGAAGAATCATGCTGGAGTGCTGTgatccagcagcaggatggggagtCCCTTTCTGTCTCGCTTTGCTCCCCACCCGACGCTCGCATCGGCCGCTACAGCATGACCCTGGAGACCTGCACTGACTACCAGGGCTCCAGCTACCAAATCGGTGACTTCGTCCTGCTCTTCAACCCCTGGCACCCAG AGGACACAGTTTTCCTGCGTGACGAGAATGAGCGACGTGAGTACGTCCTGTCCCAGCACGGGCTTATCTACCAAGGCACCTGCGATTACATCTTCTCCATTCCCTGGAACTTCGGCCAG TTCGAGGATGACATCTTAGCCATCTGCCTCAACATGCTGGACATAAACCCCAAACACCTGCGGGATCAGAACCGGGATTGCTCCCGCCGCAATGACCCTGTGTACATTGGCAGGGTGGTGAGTGCCATG GTAAACTGTAATGATGAGGATCGAGGGGTGCTGTTTGGGCGGTGGGACAACCGCTACGAGGATGGGATGAGCCCCATGGCCTGGATTGGGAGTGTGGATATTCTCAAGAGGTGGAAGAAGTTTGGGTGCCAGCCAGTCAAATATGGCCAGTGCTGGGTCTTTGCTGCTGTGGCATGCACTG tcaTGCGGTGCCTGGGAATCCCCAGCCGGGTGGTGACCAACTACAACTCAGCCCATGACACAAATGCCAACCTGACCATTGACCGCTACGTCAACGAGAAGGGGGAGCAGGCGAGGCAGTCCTGGGACAAGATCTg GAACTTCCACTGCTGGGTGGAGTCGTGGATGGCCCGTCCAGACCTGGCAGCTGGCTATGATGGGTGGCAGGTGCTGGACCCGACCCCTCAGGAGAAGAGTGAAG GAGTTTACTGCTGCGGGCCAGCCCCCGTCAAAGCCATCAAAGAGGGTGACATGCTGCCCAAGTACGACATCCCCTTCATCTTCGCCGAGGTGAACGCCGACGTGGTGTACTGGGTGGTGCAGAGCGACGGGATGCAGAAGCAGAGCATCCGATCCTCAGATGTGGGGAAGTACATCAGCACCAAGAGCGTAGGCAGGGACAGCCGGGAGGACATCACCCACAACTACAAATACCCGGAGG GGTCTGAGGAGGAGAGGGCAGTGTTTGAGAAGGCAGAGCATCAGAAGAAGTCCATCGGGGAGGAGGACGAGGGGTTGCACCTCAGGATCAAGGTGTCAGAGGGTGCAAACAAGGGCAGCGACTTCGATGTCTTTGCCGTTGTCAACAACAACACAGACGAGGAGCGTGTCTGCAGGGTGACACTGTGTGCCCGTGCCACCAGCCACAATGGCACCCTCGGGCTCCAGTGTGGCCTCACGGACCCGGTTGACATTGACATTGAGCCCAGGGCAG AGAAGAGGGTCCCCATGAGCATCCTGTATGAAGAGTACAGGGACAAACTGACCCAGGACAACCTCATCAAGGTGGTGGCTCTCCTGAACGATCACCAGACTGGTGACATCATCGTCGCTGTCAGGGACATTTATGTTGAGAATCCACCAATCAAGATCAGG ATTTTAGGAGAACCAATGCAGAATCGGAAGCTGGTGGCAGAGATCAGCCTGGTGAaccccctggcagtgcccctgAATGGCTGCGTGTTCGTGGTGGAGGGCACTGGTCTCACCGATGGGCAGTTGGTCAAGGAACT TGAGGAGCCGGTGGAGCCACAGGCAGAGGCCAAGTTCCGGATGGATCTGATGCCACGGCTGTCAGGGCTGCAGAAGCTGATGGTGGACTTTGAGAGTGACCAGCTGACCGGGGTCAAGGGCTACCGCAACGTCATCATCGCACCCCAGCCCATGTGA